The Prunus persica cultivar Lovell chromosome G8, Prunus_persica_NCBIv2, whole genome shotgun sequence genome includes a region encoding these proteins:
- the LOC109950820 gene encoding uncharacterized protein LOC109950820 has translation MSDTLAEIGQRLERLKSNTFEKSISVSAQTSSVEEDNSSFGPTSVDSFDNSNSDREEEMADNNDENRALEDYAQPVIPNSPSCILLPTEARNYDLKSSHLHMLPSFYGLPNVDPLAHIKEFYNVVSGLPLQGVTEANLRMRVFPYTLKDRAKGWLMTLAPGSLTTWDAVAKKFLEKFFSTQKTATLRGQIFNFKQDDGEPFNECWERFKGLLLQCPHHGLPLYLQMQIFYDGLTQTCQSTVDNAAGGALKKKNAQESYNIYEMLGSNAQHKDTRGKRVGVYKMSSNNDLALQVASLEKKLDSMINMVPKIAEVCTICNIPGHPTYQCSASDAYPEFVQEQVNLMNSYNHRPRNDLFSNTYNPGWRDHPNLSWKNNNQFQNFQPTPATTLEDTVKMLAQNTVQFQQTTNSTLQQHSAALTKMETQLGQVADALSQREPEKFPSQPVILQRNQEQAKAVITLRSGKVINNGVGNEVTNESDHVNAGPTQEENKKPNDDPSNATSSFEAPNFHKAEKPYSPPIPFPGRLAKSKQDKSFKEIFDILSKVNVNLPLLDVIRNMPAYGKFFKELNTYKRKYGPNEKVLVSENVSAVLQRKLPPKLKDPGSFSINITIGDKLVEKAMLDLGASINLMPYSVYLQLGLGGLKATTISLQLADRSVKYPRGIVEDVLVEVDKLILPADFVVLDMEEAPLHDRELPILLGRPFMATAKTIIDVQNGLLTMTVLGETVQFKVFESLSHPSSSIDCCSIDVLDSLVFSKFLLP, from the coding sequence ATGTCAGATACACTTGCTGAGATAGGCCAAAGACTTGAACGGTTGAAGAGCAACACTTTTGAGAAGTCTATATCAGTTAGTGCCCAAACTAGCAGTGTAGAAGAGGACAATAGTTCTTTTGGCCCAACGAGTGTAGATTCTTTCGATAACTCTAATTCtgacagagaagaagagatggcTGACAATAACGATGAAAATCGAGCTTTGGAAGATTATGCTCAACCGGTTATACCAAATTCCCCTTCGTGCATCTTGCTGCCTACTGAAGCTAGAAATTATGATCTCAAATCTTCACATTTGCACatgcttccttctttttatggTTTACCTAACGTAGATCCATTAGCCCATATTAAGGAATTCTACAATGTTGTGAGTGGTTTACCTTTGCAGGGAGTGACTGAAGCAAATCTGAGGATGAGGGTTTTTCCTTATACATTGAAAGATAGAGCAAAGGGTTGGCTAATGACTTTAGCACCTGGTTCGCTCACCACTTGGGATGCCGTAGCTAAGAAATTTTTGGAGAAGTTCTTCTCTACTCAAAAGACAGCTACTTTGAGAGGGCAAATCTTTAACTTTAAACAAGATGATGGAGAACCTTTCAATGAATGTTGGGAGCGTTTCAAAGGGCTGTTGCTGCAATGTCCACATCATGGGTTACCTCTTTACTTACAAATgcaaattttttatgatgGACTAACCCAAACATGTCAATCGACTGTTGATAATGCAGCAGGTGgagctttgaagaaaaaaaatgctcaAGAGTCATATAACATTTATGAGATGTTGGGATCTAATGCTCAACACAAAGATACAAGAGGTAAACGAGTTGGAGTGTATAAAATGAGTTCTAATAATGATCTGGCCTTGCAGGTGGCTAGTTTGGAAAAGAAGCTCGATTCTATGATCAATATGGTGCCTAAGATAGCTGAGGTGTGTACCATTTGCAACATACCAGGTCATCCAACTTATCAATGCTCGGCTAGTGACGCTTATCCCGAATTTGTTCAAGAGCAAGTGAATCTCATGAATTCTTACAATCATAGGCCGAGGAATGACCTGTTCTCTAATACATATAACCCTGGTTGGAGAGATCATCCCAATCTCTCATGGAAGAATAacaatcaatttcaaaatttccaaccAACGCCTGCCACTACGCTTGAAGATACGGTCAAAATGCTAGCTCAAAACACCGTTCAATTCCAGCAAACTACCAATAGTACTCTCCAACAACATTCAGCTGCTCTAACCAAAATGGAGACACAATTAGGTCAGGTTGCTGATGCTTTGAGTCAAAGAGAACCCgaaaaatttccaagtcaACCGGTGATACTTCAAAGGAACCAAGAGCAAGCCAAAGCGGTCATAACACTTAGAAGTGGTAAGGTTATTAATAATGGAGTTGGCAATGAAGTTACTAATGAATCTGATCATGTGAATGCAGGTCCCACTCAAGAAGAGAATAAGAAACCGAATGACGATCCAAGCAATGCCACTTCTTCGTTTGAAGCTCCAAATTTTCACAAGGCTGAAAAACCTTACTCTCCACCCATTCCATTTCCTGGAAGACTTGCCAAAAGCAAGCAGGATAAGtcatttaaagaaatttttgatATATTAAGTAAAGTGAATGTTAATTTACCTTTGCTTGATGTCATTAGGAATATGCCAGCGTATGGCAAATTTTTCAAGGAGCTAAACACTTATAAGAGGAAGTATGGACCTAATGAGAAGGTGTTGGTATCTGAAAATGTGAGTGCTGTGCTTCAAAGAAAGCTCCCACCAAAACTCAAGGATCCGGGCAGTTTTTCTATCAATATCACCATTGGTGACAAGCTAGTTGAAAAGGCTATGCTTGACTTGGGGGCTAGCATCAATTTAATGCCCTATTCAGTGTATCTTCAATTAGGTTTGGGGGGTTTGAAGGCAACAACTATTTCATTGCAACTTGCTGATCGATCAGTGAAATATCCAAGAGGTATAGTGGAAGATGTCTTAGTTGAAGTTGACAAACTAATTTTGCCTGCTGATTTTGTAGTGTTGGACATGGAAGAGGCTCCTCTACATGATCGTGAGTTACCTATTTTGCTTGGGAGACCCTTTATGGCCACGGCAAAGACGATCATAGATGTGCAAAATGGTCTCCTCACCATGACTGTGCTAGGAGAAACTGTACAATTCAAAGTGTTTGAATCTCTTTCTCACCCTTCTAGTTCAATTGATTGTTGTTCGattgatgtgcttgattcactTGTTTTCTCTAAGTTTTTGCTGCCATAA